The Meiothermus ruber DSM 1279 genome includes the window AAGTGGCGATCAGCAGGTGCATCTATACTATCTTATCCATAAAAAGCCGAACGAACGGGTTGTTGTGGCATTGATGAGGGGTTTGAGACGCTCCCTCAGACGCGGTTCTTGAGCTGGGCATGCACCCGCCGCACCAGCTCGGGTATATGGGCTAGACCCATCTCCAGCATGGCCTGGTAGGTGCTTCTGGGCACTGGACGGCCTTCCCCTGCGCCGTGCAACTCGATAATATCGCCGGACTGGGTCGCCACCACGGTCAGGTCGGCCCAGGCGTTCTCGTCTTCGATCTGGGTTAGGTCGAGCAGCAGGCTATCGTCGCTCATCCAGCCCACGCTCACCGCGGCGAACTCGGTAAGGGGCCACTCATCCAGCTTGCCCTGGTTGACCAACCGATCCATGGCCATATGCAGCGCCGCATAGCCCCCCAAGAGCGAGGCCACGCGGGTGCCACCGTCGGCCTGAATTACATCGGCGTCAATCACCACGGTTTTGTTGGGCAGCAAACTCAAATCCAGTGCAGCGCGGAAAGCCCGCCCCAAAAACCGCTGAATCTCCGCTGTGCGGCCCGAAATTTTCTGGCGTTCGCGTTCCTTGCGCTCTTTGGTGGAGCGGGGCAGCAGGTTATACTCGGCCATGAGCCAGCCTTCGCGGCCCGAGACGTGCCGGGGCACCCCATCCGTCAGCGAAACGTTGACCAGCACCTTGGTATGCCCCAGCTCTACCAGCGCCGAACCCTCGGCGTAATGCACATAGCCCATGCGTAGTGTGAGGGGGCGCAGCTCCTGGGCCGCGCGGCCATCCTTGCGTTTCATCGCCGAGACTTTACCACATGCGCTCTTGCCGCTAAAATAACCAAGGCCTGCCGGTGTAGCTCAGCGGTAGAGCACTCGATTCGTAATCGAGCGGTCGTCGGTTCAAATCCGACCACCGGCTCCAGTCCAGGACGCAAAAAACCCGAGGGTGCGAATCCTCGGGTTTGCGTTTTGACCCCAATAAAGTTTGGGTCGTGCCTGGAGGGCTGGCTTGAGGAAAAGTTGTCTCCTGAGTGAAACCGATCCCGGCGGCTACGCCTCGAACTGTCGCTTGATCCAAGGCGCCAGGTCGGTCAGCGAGTGCATGGCTGGAACCTTTCCTGCCAAGGCCCCATAGACGATGAGGGGCACCGGGTTGAGGGTGTGCTGGGTATGCCAGGGTTCTTCGGCGTTGCCGTGGTCGGCGGTAAGAACCAGGGTGGCGGTGGGATTGGCGTTCAGGAAGCCCTCGAGGAAGCGATCCAGCTCGAGCCAGCGCTCGTCCAGCTTTTCCGGCATGCGATGGGCTGCGTAATCCAGCGCCCAGTATTCCAGGATGGTCAGGTCGTGTTGCTGGGCTATCTGGGCAAAGCGTGCGCCAGCGGCCTCGGGTTCGGGCCAGAAAGCCGGTAAGAGGGCCTGAGGGTGGTGCATGGGCAGAAGCTCGAGCCGGGCGGCCCTGGCCGCGAAGCCAAAAGCCGAGAGCAGGTTGCGGCGGCTGGTCTGTACTCTTTCCAGGTATTCCGGGCGGTAGGCGTTGGCGTGCAGTACCCGCAAACCCCGCTGGGTGGCCCAGACCTGCAAGCTATCCTGCTGCAGAAGGGTTTGGAGCTTGCTTAATGGGTGCGGCCCCTGGTGGTATCCCAGCACCTGGGCCGCATTGAGCCCGGTCAGCAAGGCGGTCTGGCCGGTGCCCGACTGGGGCAGGCCCTCCACCCCCAGCCGGGCGTCCAGGACGCGGTAAGCCAGGCCGGGCCGACTGAAGGGCCCCTGGCTGAACCCGCCGCTTAAAGCCCTTAGCGTGGGCAAGTCCAGGCGCTTTAGGGCGCTGCGGGGGTCGTGGGAAAGCCCCAGCCCATCCACGAATAAGAAGGCCAGCACGAGGGCATTGTGCGCTCACGAGCCAGAAAGGTCAAACCGCACCCCAACTTGCAACCTGCGACACATCCAAACCTGAAGGGCTAATTGCATGATAGGGGTCGAAAGGAGCTGGTATGCCTGTACGTTCGGCCCAAGCGGTTTGGAAAGGTACGCTAAAAGAAGGTCAGGGACACCTGAAGCTGGAGAGCGGGGTTTACGAAGGGCCTTACACCTGGGCCTCGCGTTTCGCCGAGGCCGGCGGAACCAACCCGGAGGAGCTAATTGGGGCGGCCCATGCTGGGTGCTTTGCCATGTTTTTGTCGGCCCTCCTGACCAACAACAACACCCCCCCCGAAGAGCTGCACGCCACCGCCAGGGTGCACCTGGGGGAGGGGCCGACCATCACCAAGATCGAGCTACACCTCGAGGGCAAGGTACCCGGCCTTAGCCCGGAGAAGTTTCAGGAGCTGGCCCAGGAGGCCAAGGCCAAATGCCCCATCTCCAAGGCCCTGGCCGCGGTGCCCGAGATCAGCCTGGAGGCCAAGCTGCTCTGAGGCCCTAAAAGATCGTGGTAAAGCGCACAGCGCCCTTGCTTTGATCCACATTTCACTTAAACATCTATAGCACCAGGGCCCACCGTAGTGTTGAATGGAGGCGTGGAGCCGGACGCCGAACTGATGGCGCGACTTGCCAAAGGGGATGAGCGTGCCTTGGAAGAGTTATACCGCCGCTATAGCCCCTCGCTGTACGCCCTGCTCCTGCGGATGCTCCAAAGCCATGAGGAGGCTGAAGAGATCTTGCAGGACAGCTTTGTACAGCTTTACCGGGAAGCCGCCCGCTACCAGCCTGAGCGCGGGGGGGTGGCGGCTTTTCTGTTCACCATCGGGCGCAACTTTGCCCTATCGCGTCTGCGTAGCCGCAAGGCCCGCCCACAAAAGCTAGAAGGCCACGACCTGCACAACCCCGAGCAGGAGCTGGGTCTTTGGCGGGAGGACGACCCCACCGATCGGATTCTGGTGAGGCGGGCCTTGTGTAGGCTCGAGCCCACCGACCGTAAGCTGCTGGAAGAAGCCTTTTTCGACGGCTACAGCCACAGCGAGCTGGCCGAGCGCCACAACCTGCCCCTGGGCACGGTCAAAACCCGGCTGCGGCGGGCCCTGCTCAAACTGCGCGCGTACCTGGGGGGGAAAGCGGTCTCGGAGGAAGCATGAACGACCTCCGCGAACTGCTCCCCGACTACGCCCTGGGCCTTCTGGAAGGCGAGGAGAAAGCCCGGCTCGAGCAGGCCCTGCAAACCTCGCCCGAGCTACAGGCGGAGCTGGCTGAGCTCAGGGCGGTCTTGTACCGGCTGCCGGAAAGCCTCCCACCGGTTGTGCCGCCCCCGAGGGTCTGGGCCCAGGTGCAGCGCAGGGTTTCTCCCAGGCGGGATTTCCTGCGCTGGGCTGCGGCGGGCCTAGTCCTGCTGGGGCTGGGCGGCTTCGGGGTGGAACAGTACCGTCGCTATCAGGCTCTGGCCGAGGAGCAGGCCAAGCTGGCCCGCTGGCTGAGTGATCCTGAGGTCAAGTGGCAGCTCATCCGAAACGACCAGGGCCAGGCCTTTGGCACCATGCTCTGGCGGGAAGAGGGGCCCTGCCTGATGGTAATGCGCGAGCCGCCGCCTCGCGGCAAAGTCTATCAGGCCTGGGGCCGCAAGCACGGTGCACCCCCGGTCTCGCTGGGGGTCTTCACGGGGCGGGTTTTTGAGACCAACTACGAAGGCTTCGACCTGATGGGGGTAAGCCTCGAGCCCCCCGGCGGTAGCCCCACACCCACCCAGCCGCTGGGCCGGGTGCCTACTTCATAGCCGGTACCACAGGCGGTAGAGCCACTTGAGGGCCCTGAGCGCGGCGGTTGCGATGCGCCCGTACCAGCCCCTGGGCAGCCAGGCCGGGCCGGTGACGGGCATGAGGCGCTCAATGGCAATGGTCTGTAGCTCGGTAAAGCGGTACAGCCCCTCCTGGCCGTGCCGCCGCCCCAGGCCCGAGGCCTTGAACCCCCCCATGGTCGCGTCCATCGAGGCCCAGGCCGCGGCGTAGCTCTCGTTGATGTTGACCGTGCCGGCCTGGATGCGGGCGGCCAGCGCGCGGGCTTTGCCCAGGTCTTTGCTCCAGATGCTGGCGTTGAGGCCATACTCGCTGTGGTTGATCTGGGCCAGCACCTGCTCGAGGTCGCTAAACTTGTACAGGCTGACCACCGGGCCAAAGGTTTCTTCGTGGTATACGCGCATCTCGGGCGTTACATCGGTCAGGATGGTGGGCTCGAAGAACAGGGTCCCCAGGTCGGGCCGGGGTCGGCCCCCGGTGAGCACCTTGGCCCCTTTCGCCACGGCGTCCTGCACGTGGGCCAGCACGGTATCGAACTGCCGCTGGACTGTGAGGGAGCCCATCTGCGAGCGGTGATCCAGGGTGGCCCCCAAACGCAGGCTCGAGGTTTTTTCCACGAAGCGCCGGGTGAAGGCCTCGAAGACCTTTTCGTGCACGTAGATGCGCTCGAGGGAGACGCAAAGCTGCCCGGCATTGGCGAACGCTCCGCGAACAGCGCCCTCCACGGCGGCCTCGAGGTTGGCGTCCTCCAGCACCAGCATGGGGTTTTTGCCCCCCAGCTCCAGGCTCACCCCAATAAGCCGTTCTCCGGCCTGGCGGGCCACCTTGCGCCCGGTGGGGGTGCTGCCGGTCAGGGCAATGAAATCCGCGGTAGCCACCAGGGCCTCACCCACCTCGCCACCCCCGGTCACAACCTGAAAAAGATCGCGCGGCAGCCCGGCCTCCTCCAGTAGGGACTGAATCCAGAGGGCCGTAAAGGTGGTCTGCAGGTCGGGCTTGAGCACCACCGCGTTGCCCGCCATCAGCGCGGGAATGGGCTCGCTCACCGCCATCACCAGCGGATAATTCCAGGGCGAGATGACCCCCACCACCCCCACCGGGTGGCGGTACTCCCAGGTCTGGGTCAGGCCCAAAAAAGTACCGCCCACCCGCCGGGGACGCAGCCAGCCCGGGCTGCGGGTGGCGTAGTACTGGGCCACAATGGCCGTGTCCAGCAGCTCTTCCTGGGCATCGCGGCGGGCCTTGCCGGTCTCGTACTGGGTCAGGTCGAGGATCTCGGCCTGCCGCTCCAGCAGCAAGTCGTGGAAGCGCAGCATGATGCGGGCTCGAGACCTGGCATCCATTCGGGCCCAGGCCGGCTGGGCCTGCCGGGCACGCTCCACGGCCTGGCGCACATCCTGGGCGTTGCTCAGCGGAAAGACACCCAGCACCCTTCCATTGAAGGGGGAGTACAGGGTGTAGGGGGTGTGGGGCTTCGACGCAGAGACTCGCTGCGCCAGCCGCTCGAGCAGCTCTGGGGTGAACAGGGGTGTTTCCCGCGGGGGATTGATGGCGCGCAGCCGGCCTGTTTCGATCATCCTGAGCCCATGTTGGGATGCAGGGGTTGTCCAGTCAAGCCCCCGGATTTATAAAAGCGCTTCCACATCGATTAGAAGCCCGTATTCGCACTCCAGTGGTCTTACAAAATGGGGCCTTCGAGTATATGCTATGGGCGTTCAAAAAGGTACGTTGGTTGGGCAATCCCAAGCAACGCCCACGACGGAGGTCTATATGCATCGTTCTCCACCTGGCGCTCGAGGTTTTTTGATCGCTATTGGGCTGTTGGGCGGGGCCCTGACGGTGGCTGCGCTGGCGGGGCTCCTGCTGTTCTGGGCCTTGCAGGCGGCTTTCCCCAGGCCGG containing:
- the rph gene encoding ribonuclease PH → MKRKDGRAAQELRPLTLRMGYVHYAEGSALVELGHTKVLVNVSLTDGVPRHVSGREGWLMAEYNLLPRSTKERKERERQKISGRTAEIQRFLGRAFRAALDLSLLPNKTVVIDADVIQADGGTRVASLLGGYAALHMAMDRLVNQGKLDEWPLTEFAAVSVGWMSDDSLLLDLTQIEDENAWADLTVVATQSGDIIELHGAGEGRPVPRSTYQAMLEMGLAHIPELVRRVHAQLKNRV
- a CDS encoding metalloenzyme, with amino-acid sequence MAFLFVDGLGLSHDPRSALKRLDLPTLRALSGGFSQGPFSRPGLAYRVLDARLGVEGLPQSGTGQTALLTGLNAAQVLGYHQGPHPLSKLQTLLQQDSLQVWATQRGLRVLHANAYRPEYLERVQTSRRNLLSAFGFAARAARLELLPMHHPQALLPAFWPEPEAAGARFAQIAQQHDLTILEYWALDYAAHRMPEKLDERWLELDRFLEGFLNANPTATLVLTADHGNAEEPWHTQHTLNPVPLIVYGALAGKVPAMHSLTDLAPWIKRQFEA
- a CDS encoding OsmC family protein, producing the protein MPVRSAQAVWKGTLKEGQGHLKLESGVYEGPYTWASRFAEAGGTNPEELIGAAHAGCFAMFLSALLTNNNTPPEELHATARVHLGEGPTITKIELHLEGKVPGLSPEKFQELAQEAKAKCPISKALAAVPEISLEAKLL
- a CDS encoding RNA polymerase sigma factor, with protein sequence MARLAKGDERALEELYRRYSPSLYALLLRMLQSHEEAEEILQDSFVQLYREAARYQPERGGVAAFLFTIGRNFALSRLRSRKARPQKLEGHDLHNPEQELGLWREDDPTDRILVRRALCRLEPTDRKLLEEAFFDGYSHSELAERHNLPLGTVKTRLRRALLKLRAYLGGKAVSEEA
- a CDS encoding anti-sigma factor domain-containing protein, with the translated sequence MNDLRELLPDYALGLLEGEEKARLEQALQTSPELQAELAELRAVLYRLPESLPPVVPPPRVWAQVQRRVSPRRDFLRWAAAGLVLLGLGGFGVEQYRRYQALAEEQAKLARWLSDPEVKWQLIRNDQGQAFGTMLWREEGPCLMVMREPPPRGKVYQAWGRKHGAPPVSLGVFTGRVFETNYEGFDLMGVSLEPPGGSPTPTQPLGRVPTS
- a CDS encoding succinic semialdehyde dehydrogenase, whose translation is MIETGRLRAINPPRETPLFTPELLERLAQRVSASKPHTPYTLYSPFNGRVLGVFPLSNAQDVRQAVERARQAQPAWARMDARSRARIMLRFHDLLLERQAEILDLTQYETGKARRDAQEELLDTAIVAQYYATRSPGWLRPRRVGGTFLGLTQTWEYRHPVGVVGVISPWNYPLVMAVSEPIPALMAGNAVVLKPDLQTTFTALWIQSLLEEAGLPRDLFQVVTGGGEVGEALVATADFIALTGSTPTGRKVARQAGERLIGVSLELGGKNPMLVLEDANLEAAVEGAVRGAFANAGQLCVSLERIYVHEKVFEAFTRRFVEKTSSLRLGATLDHRSQMGSLTVQRQFDTVLAHVQDAVAKGAKVLTGGRPRPDLGTLFFEPTILTDVTPEMRVYHEETFGPVVSLYKFSDLEQVLAQINHSEYGLNASIWSKDLGKARALAARIQAGTVNINESYAAAWASMDATMGGFKASGLGRRHGQEGLYRFTELQTIAIERLMPVTGPAWLPRGWYGRIATAALRALKWLYRLWYRL